CATCATCCACATAATATACCATTTGTGCTTGAAATGCTTCGATGTAAGGCTCATGTTCTTCACGTTCACCAGTATGAATCACTCTATCAAAATTAACACAATTAAAACTCCAACGATCCTTTTTATACCCTCTATCTCGAGTAGTGTTAGCCCATATACATTTGAAAAGAACCACCTTGAACCGACCATTATAATTAATCTCAATTATATCTTCTAACTTTCCATAATATGGTAAGTCAGCTTGTTGTAAATTTCTGTCAACACTTCTTGCAACACATGATGTGTTAGAGGTTAAAAAAACTCCACTATTCTGTGTTTTCAGACCTTTTTCTCGATCCAAAGTTCGAAATTTGAACCCATTAATGTTATATGCTGTAAATCTTCTTGCATTTACCGATGGACCTCATGCTAGAAATTTTAGATCAGTAGACATTGTGTCCATTATGTCTGGATTCATAATCTAAATCAAAAAAAATTGTCTTAGTCGAGTTTCCCTATTCGGAAGGAAATATAAAATCATAATTATTGATTGCTTACTCACCCTCCTTAGGAACCAATCAAAAAAATCTTTATTTACTCTCCTCTCGATCTTTGTAGGTGAAGGTCTTCTTCCTCTTGAACTCCTCCTTATGAACTGCCTAAATTCACTACATGAAATAATTACATTAATGTTAAAGAACATGACTGCCATGTTTCAAACATTACAACGATAAAGATGTAAACTTTGTAAGTGTTACTCACTCCACAAATGGCATGACTATTGCACAATTCAGAAGCACATATCGATGAGCTTGTAGTTTCTGCATATGTGTTAAAGGGAAATTTTCAGAAGCTGATCCTGGTTTACCTAATTGAGGAAAGATAGAGGACATTTCAGAAGGCTCCGTGacatttgggtcatcacaaacatGCCTAGGTCTATTGAACCTTGTCTCGATATCCTCCATATACCGAGAACAAAAGGTAAGAGTCTCTTTAGCTAAGTAACCCTCCGCTATCGAAGCTTCTGCTTGTGCCTTATTCCGCACAAAGGACTTAAAATGGCCTAATTCCTTATAAAAATAATAGGCACTAAGTATATAAACTATTTAAATTGACCCAGAATACATATGGATTTACATTAGAAATGCTAATGATTTACCTCTCCACAGGATACATATGTCGATAATGCACTGGACCTCCGAGTTTTGCTTCCTGTACTAGATGGACAGTTAAATGAACCAAGTCTGTAAAAAATGATGGAGGAAATAGTATTTCTAGGTGGCAAAGTGTAAGTTCAATGCGCTCTTGGAGCTTATCAAGATCTGAAAGGTTCAAGCTTTTACTAGAGAGGGCTCTGAAAAATGAACAGAATTCCACCAAAACTGCAGTTACATGGTCTGGCAACACATTACGGATCGCCAATGGTAGCAATTGCTCAATAATAATGTGACAATCATGGCTTTTCAATCCAAAAATCTTTTTTTGTACCAAATCAACACATCTATAAATGTTACTTGAGTAACCATCTGGTACTACAACATTCTTCAAAGTTGTAAGAAACAACTTTCTGGTACCATGCTTATTATCACGTGTAGGCGGCATAAGTGAAAATACAGCAAGGTGATATGTTCCATTATCATCCGGCCAAAGATCACGCTTTATGCCCATTTCTCTTAAATCCTTCCGGGCATTAATATtgtcttttgattttgatttatCATGGAACAATGTATATATGATATTGCCGCATACGTTTTTTTCAATATGCATAAAATCTAAATTATGACGCAACAAGTTGGACTCCCAATATGGAAGTTCAAAGAATATACTTCTCTTATTCCATTGCTTAGTTGGCCGTCTTGATCTTTTCCCACTACCATTAAACTCTACTCCTCTCCCTTCTTCTATTTGCCTCAAAATATCAAATCCTGATAGTTTTAATGGTGGATTTCGTTCCTCTGTGCTTCCGTTAAAATGAACTCGATTCAATCTAAATCTATGATTTCTTTTCAGAAAGCGTCGATGACCAATAAAGCACCACTTTTTACCGTGACGAAGACGACAAGGTTCTGTGTCGAAGTTACAAGTTGGACAAGCAAATCCAGTATGTGTGTTCCAGCCAGATAGGATATCTAATCAAGGAAAGTCACTAATTGTCCACATAAGTGCTGCTCGCATTCTAAAAGCTTCATTCGATGAGGAATCAAAGGTTTCCACACCATCATTCCATAGCTCACGTAATTCTTTCAGGAGGGGTTGCAAGTATACATTAATATTATTTCCAGGCATCTGCTTGCCTGGAATGATCATTGATAGGATGAAGGAGGTGTGCTTCATACACATCCAAGGAGGAAGGTTGTATGGAATCAAGAAAACAAGCCAAATACTATAGGTAGTACTCATTGTTCCAAAAGGATTAAAACCATCACTAGCAAGGCCTAAGCGAATATTTCGAGAATCTGAAGCAAATTCAGAGTGAGTCAAATCAAATGTCCTCCAGGCCTCGCCATCCCTTGGATGCCTTATCACCCCATCGTTGTTACTCCTTGAAGCATGCCATCTCATATGCTCAGCAGTCTTACGACACATATACAATCTTTGCAACCTTGGTTTCAATGGAAAGTAACGCAAAACCTTTGCAACttgctttttcttcttcttgggATCCCATTTAGATGTACCACAATACTTACATGCTTCCAATTCTGAATCACCTTCCCAATATAACATATAATTATTTGGACATGCATGTATCTTGGTGTAGTCAAGGCCAAGTTTGTTAATGGTTTTTTTGGCCTCATAAAATGAAGGAGGTAACTTTGCATTTTCAAATGCATCTCTCAACAAATCCAGTATCATAGTCAATGCCTTGTCACTTAATCCACACAAGACCTTTATATGATATAATTTTACTACAAACTCTAGCTTTGTGTATTTGCTACTTTCATACAGTGTTTCATTTCCATCTTTGAGAAACTCGTAAAAATCACTCGGATCATCCCTATGCTCCTCGTTTGATATTTCATCTTCACCCAATGGTTGAGATATCTCTACATCGTCAGCTTGGAAACTATGGTGTCCAAATGCATCATGAATCATTGTTTCTATTGGATCTTCTGGGTAAAATGTCTCTTGCATTACATTTATATTTTCAGAAGACTCTGCTGCCTCTGTTACCCGTTTCTTACCGTGAAGatcccaaataacataattttGAGGGAATGGCTTGCAAATCAAATGATCGTGCACTATATCTCTAGTTTTCCATTTACCAAAACCACATTTAGGACATGGGCATCTTATATGTATCTCCTGCTGCCGAATTATTAAATGCAAACTCTAAAAATTCATCCAAACCAAGTAAGTACTCATTTGTGTTCCTCGGCTTTCCAATCCAAGATTTATCCATTGAAAACTTTATGTTTTTATTAGGGACCAGCCGAATCAATCAAGAAAGAGGAATCATATATGTCAATGCATTGGGCATGCATGTATAGAGTAT
This region of Nicotiana tomentosiformis chromosome 4, ASM39032v3, whole genome shotgun sequence genomic DNA includes:
- the LOC138908932 gene encoding uncharacterized protein, which encodes MQETFYPEDPIETMIHDAFGHHSFQADDVEISQPLGEDEISNEEHRDDPSDFYEFLKDGNETLYESSKYTKLEFVVKLYHIKVLCGLSDKALTMILDLLRDAFENAKLPPSFYEAKKTINKLGLDYTKIHACPNNYMLYWEGDSELEACKYCGTSKWDPKKKKKQVAKVLRYFPLKPRLQRLYMCRKTAEHMRWHASRSNNDGVIRHPRDGEAWRTFDLTHSEFASDSRNIRLGLASDGFNPFGTMSTTYSIWLVFLIPYNLPPWMCMKHTSFILSMIIPGKQMPGNNINVYLQPLLKELRELWNDGVETFDSSSNEAFRMRAALMWTISDFP